The Synechococcus sp. MU1643 genome contains a region encoding:
- the rlmD gene encoding 23S rRNA (uracil(1939)-C(5))-methyltransferase RlmD, translating into MTKVDSPNSSEPRPGLTIELEAVDLDRDGKGLARWNNWVIVVPGLLPGERATVQLQQRQKSRWLSRRVDQISFSEDRRRPPCILSDDCGGCTLQRLDDPAQSRWKAQQIQQTMQRIGGIDVAPAATLVDDERCFGYRNRALIPLKRDQNGRLKAGYFRPKTHKIVNLSHCPVLDPRLDVLVEPLKQDLDAGGWPADHDLLDAQGLRHLGLRLASVTGDVLITLISSHAQLFGLEDLAQGWVQRWPAVKGVCLNLQPKANNLVLGRTTHCLAGVPTIEDQFCGIKLSLSSTTFVQVNTPQAERIVQLLSDWLWDQCGGGRVVDAYCGVGTIALPLAKAGFDVQGLELNPDSVEHARLNAMHNSLSSRCAFHAGDVADLLAAQLEDCQALVLDPPRRGLDQRVVDTILEQPPGVLAYLSCDPATQARDLKALLRPTGPYELEMLQPVDFFPQTTHLESLALLKRISS; encoded by the coding sequence ATGACCAAAGTCGACAGCCCGAACAGCAGTGAACCGCGGCCGGGGCTCACCATCGAGCTTGAGGCTGTTGACCTCGACCGCGACGGAAAGGGCCTGGCCCGTTGGAACAACTGGGTGATCGTTGTTCCTGGTCTCTTGCCGGGGGAGCGCGCCACGGTTCAGCTGCAGCAACGCCAAAAGTCGCGCTGGTTGAGCCGTCGGGTGGATCAGATCTCTTTTTCCGAAGATCGACGCCGTCCTCCCTGCATTCTTTCTGATGACTGCGGTGGTTGCACCCTGCAACGCCTGGATGATCCCGCCCAATCCCGTTGGAAAGCCCAGCAGATTCAACAGACCATGCAGCGCATTGGGGGCATTGATGTTGCCCCCGCGGCAACTCTTGTTGATGACGAACGCTGTTTCGGTTACCGCAATAGAGCCCTGATCCCGCTGAAGCGAGACCAGAACGGCCGCCTGAAAGCCGGTTACTTCCGACCGAAGACCCACAAGATCGTCAACCTGAGCCACTGCCCGGTGCTCGATCCACGCCTGGACGTGTTGGTGGAACCACTCAAGCAAGACCTGGATGCAGGGGGGTGGCCGGCCGACCATGACCTGCTCGATGCCCAGGGCCTGCGTCACCTTGGGCTTCGTTTGGCCAGCGTTACTGGTGATGTGCTGATCACCTTGATCAGCAGCCATGCCCAGCTTTTTGGCCTTGAGGACCTCGCGCAGGGCTGGGTGCAGCGTTGGCCCGCGGTGAAAGGGGTCTGCCTCAACCTTCAACCCAAGGCCAACAACCTCGTTCTCGGTCGTACTACCCATTGCCTTGCCGGTGTTCCCACGATTGAGGACCAGTTCTGCGGCATCAAGCTCTCCCTCAGCAGCACCACCTTTGTTCAGGTGAATACGCCGCAGGCGGAACGCATCGTTCAGCTGCTCAGCGATTGGCTTTGGGATCAGTGCGGCGGCGGACGTGTGGTCGACGCCTATTGCGGCGTGGGGACCATTGCTCTGCCCCTGGCCAAGGCCGGTTTTGATGTTCAAGGTCTGGAACTGAACCCTGACTCGGTGGAGCATGCCCGGCTGAATGCCATGCACAACAGCCTCTCCTCCCGCTGTGCATTTCACGCCGGCGATGTGGCAGACCTCCTGGCTGCTCAGCTTGAGGACTGTCAGGCACTCGTGCTGGATCCACCGCGCCGGGGCCTCGATCAACGCGTGGTGGACACCATCCTTGAGCAGCCCCCTGGCGTGCTGGCCTACCTCAGCTGTGACCCCGCCACCCAAGCGCGGGATCTGAAAGCACTGCTACGGCCAACAGGCCCATACGAGCTGGAGATGCTCCAGCCTGTGGATTTCTTCCCCCAAACAACGCACCTTGAGTCGTTGGCGCTGTTGAAACGGATCAGCTCCTGA